The following is a genomic window from Antechinus flavipes isolate AdamAnt ecotype Samford, QLD, Australia chromosome 3, AdamAnt_v2, whole genome shotgun sequence.
TTGAAATTGAAGGGATAGAATAGGGCCAGATGTATCAATTTGAGAATtatctgcaaagaaaaaaaaattgaatccatTGGAGCAGAGACCTTCAgtgggataaaaaaagaaaacaaggctAAGGATGGAGTCTTAGAACATTCCCACATTTAGGGGGCTACAATTAAGGACCATAAAGTGTCCTCTCAGGAAAAGGAACTGAGAAGTGATTAGACAGGTTAGAGCATCAAGAAGAGAGGAATATCCCAAAAAGCAAGAGAGTAAGAGGATCCAGACCAGAGTCATAGAATATTGAAGTCCACATGCCCCTATGTTtctttaatgcataaaataaagtagaattacaaatgaaaccaattgtattgaaatCAAGTAATCAGACTCTTTTCCTGTGTTAGGAACCCTTGATTTAGGAGAAGTATGAAGGCTGTAAAATAGTCAATACAAATGCAGAAGGAGGAGCTGAGATTCAATATGAGGTCTCCTGAGTCTCAGTCCAAGATTGAAAAGCAATGTGGGATGAggaatagatttgaattcatgaaatcCGGGTTCTTAACTTGCTTTTTCACTTAATATATCTGCAACTTTGAACAAGTTACCTTGTTCAAGAAACCTTGAGTTTCTTCGCTAGTAAATTGAGCATAAAAATCCATTCTCCACCCATATCACCACACTATTTTGAAATAACATTTGAGACTTCACAAACTTGAAATGCTTTATGAGTTACTGTTATTTCTCCTTGGAGAATGCTTTTCTCCAGACAATAAGTGAAATAGTCAATGTACTTATGGGAATGGTACCCATGGTGCCAGGTATCAACATAGAGGAAACAGCCCTGGGCTGGAAGCCAGAAGACCTGGCTCCGCCCCTGATTCACTCAATAAACTTGAGTCTCTTTCCCTATATGAGCATCACAACTTACCCATCTCTAACATTGTTTTCCTGAatcctaaggtcctttccagttggAAAAGTTTCTTATTCTTCTAAAGCTCAGTTAGCAAGATGTCATCTGCTGCCTCTCGGGGTCACAACTGGACACATTCTCAGTCAGCTGCAGATGAAAACAGTGAGGACCCTGTGGATCAGATGATCTCACGCACAGGTTGCATAGCCTTTCACCATGCTGTGCAGGACTGTATGGCTGAGCACCAAGACTGGAGGAAGTGCCAGGCCCAAGTTAAGGCCTTCAAAGAGTGCATGAGCCAGTACCAGAAGCACAGGCTGGAAGAGCTGCAAAGGAGGCAGAAGCAGATCCCCACTGATGGCTGAGACACCCAGAAAACTAGCCTGAGGAAGGCTAAACACCCATCTAACTCAGGATGACACTTGGGAGCTGGGGAACTAAGAAGATATGGAAGATGCTCCTGGAGAGGAGACAACTCAGAACAGTCAATTTAGTGCAAATTTGCCAATGTGAATTAAGCAGATACTGGGTTAGAATCTACTGCTTAATCCAGGGTtggagggaagagaaatgaggagGGGAAAATGTGCTAAAGAAACTTCTTTAAGGTCTCCACCCAAGGTTTTGTTCCTGTGCCTAGGACTATATTGATTCTTTggtaatttaaatgaaaaataaattcatgacCTAAAATGTCAGTTTTACTGGTtcttttcaaatatgaaaaatagaaaatgggaaGATTATAAATTCCACATTTCATTCATTCTATTTAAAACAGATAAGTCAGATTGTTTGCCTTCATGTAGTTCATGCACAAATAAGGAAAATTCATAATATTCCATGAAAATTGCAGAGAACATAAAACAAGTAATATCTATTAtctatggaagaaaaaattgttGCTGAAGACAAAATGGAGaatagggaaggcttcctggtaAGGGAAATATTAGAATGGATTTTAAATAATAGGTACATTTGAAGAGCATAAGGGAGGGGGAGGTAATCCAACTTTAGAATCttataaagaaagaaacacatttgtaagagttaaatgatttgcccaaaatgaaaacagatttgaacccaggttctaaATCTAAATCCTGGGTTTCCATGATTGCATGCTGGCTTTTTAAAGATAAGGACAACAGTTGGATAAAAATATATGTGGGCAAGTACAGGTCATGGTGAAGAAGGTAGAAAATTATCCAGTTAGGCTGGATTTTGGAGTTTGTGAAGTGGATTAACGTGAGATAAGCCAGAAAAATAGATTTGTCCTGATTAGAGGACCTAGAATTAGCCAGATAAAGCTTTTTCAACATTTGTCAGGTAAGGGGGTGCCACTGATGGGTTTTGATTATATCCAACCAATGCCTCAATTTTTATTCTCCTCTCACTTGACACTAAATCATCTGTCCACTAGCTTCTTATTCCCACCATTAATTGAAactgttctctttttttaaattttaggttatatatgtatattcattttttatatatttccagatGAGTTatattgagagaaaaatcagaacaaaagggaaaaacgaTGAGAAAGGggtaaaaaaggtgaaaatactatgctttgatccttattcagtctccatagttttctctccggatataaatggcattttctgtccaaaatttattggaattgccttggattactgaattgttgagaagagccaagtgtATCAGAGTAGATCATCATATAGATTTGCTGTTGCTACAGtggtttttctggttctgctcactttactcagcatcagtttatataagtctttccagacttttctgaaattctgtttGATGATCTCTTAAATGCTAAATCTAATGGTTAGAACTTTTGATCCATTTGGAACTTTTTCCCTTCAAGATTTTTCCAATAGTTCTACCTGATATCACTCAGTCTCCTTTATGGATTCCTCATTCATGTTGAAGAAGGGATCTGAACCTtgaaaatcttcaactctgcttcattctgttatctaggtggagT
Proteins encoded in this region:
- the LOC127555097 gene encoding cytochrome c oxidase assembly factor 4 homolog, mitochondrial encodes the protein MSSAASRGHNWTHSQSAADENSEDPVDQMISRTGCIAFHHAVQDCMAEHQDWRKCQAQVKAFKECMSQYQKHRLEELQRRQKQIPTDG